One window from the genome of Leucobacter aridicollis encodes:
- a CDS encoding ABC transporter substrate-binding protein, with protein MEEELKKTLFTSVALAGAAALLLSSCASGGNNGGGDGGSSGGGAVTIGTTETVTSLDPAGAYDNGSFGVMTNVYPFLLNNPVGESTVAPDIAESAEFTAPTEYTVKLKPGLTFANGNELTSSDVKFTFDRQVAIADPNGPSSLLANLDSIETPDDTTVVFKLKSENDQTFPQVLSSPVGPIVDEDVFPADAILDDQELVKANPFAGPYAVTNYDKGNLIAYQAFDGYEGLWGAPKTDSINVKYFANESNLSQAIETKAVDVAFRNISATDVEKFESTDGLNVVKGPGGEIRYIVFNFNTQPFGTGVDGADPAKALAVRQAVADSLDREKISTEVFKGTYTPLYSYIPEGLLGANESLKGLYGDGEGGPDAERAAKRLSDAGVETPVNLKLQYAGERYGAASAEEYAQIKSQLEAGGLFTVDLQSTEWGQYTEDRVKDLYPAHQLGWFPDYSDPDNYLTPFFSPDNFLVNHYENADVVKLIDEQRVTGDEAERGKLLEQAQDKLAEDLSTLPMQQGAQVAVAVDGVDGVTLDASFKFRFGSLTK; from the coding sequence ATGGAGGAAGAATTGAAGAAGACGCTATTTACTTCTGTCGCACTCGCTGGCGCGGCGGCGCTGCTCTTGAGCTCGTGCGCATCGGGCGGTAACAACGGGGGCGGAGACGGTGGCAGCTCGGGCGGCGGCGCGGTCACCATCGGCACGACCGAAACGGTGACGTCGCTCGACCCCGCAGGCGCATACGACAACGGCTCGTTCGGTGTCATGACGAACGTGTACCCATTCCTGCTGAATAACCCCGTGGGCGAGTCGACCGTTGCGCCTGACATCGCAGAGTCAGCGGAGTTCACCGCCCCGACTGAATACACGGTGAAGTTGAAGCCCGGGCTGACGTTTGCCAACGGGAATGAGCTCACGAGCTCGGACGTGAAGTTCACGTTCGACCGTCAGGTCGCAATCGCGGATCCGAATGGGCCTTCGAGTTTGCTTGCAAACCTCGACAGCATCGAGACACCGGACGACACCACAGTCGTATTCAAGCTCAAGTCCGAGAATGACCAGACCTTCCCGCAGGTGCTTTCGAGCCCAGTCGGGCCGATCGTCGATGAGGATGTCTTCCCAGCAGACGCAATCCTAGACGACCAGGAACTCGTGAAGGCCAACCCCTTCGCTGGTCCGTACGCGGTGACAAACTATGACAAGGGCAACCTCATCGCCTATCAGGCGTTCGATGGCTACGAGGGCCTCTGGGGTGCTCCGAAGACTGACTCGATCAACGTGAAGTACTTCGCGAACGAGTCGAATCTCAGCCAGGCGATCGAGACGAAGGCAGTCGACGTCGCATTCCGCAATATCTCGGCGACCGACGTCGAGAAGTTCGAGAGCACCGATGGCCTGAATGTCGTCAAGGGCCCGGGCGGCGAGATCCGGTACATTGTGTTCAACTTCAACACGCAACCGTTCGGCACGGGAGTGGACGGGGCTGACCCGGCGAAGGCGCTCGCAGTGCGCCAGGCCGTCGCAGACTCGCTCGATCGCGAGAAGATCTCGACCGAGGTGTTCAAGGGAACCTACACTCCGCTGTACTCGTACATCCCTGAGGGACTCCTCGGTGCGAATGAGTCGCTGAAGGGCCTCTACGGTGATGGTGAAGGGGGGCCTGATGCCGAGCGCGCAGCCAAGCGCCTCTCCGATGCAGGCGTTGAGACACCTGTGAATCTCAAGCTGCAGTACGCGGGGGAGCGTTACGGCGCCGCCTCAGCAGAGGAGTACGCGCAGATCAAGTCTCAGCTCGAGGCTGGCGGTCTGTTCACCGTCGACCTGCAGTCGACTGAATGGGGCCAGTACACCGAGGACCGCGTGAAGGACCTCTACCCGGCGCACCAGCTCGGCTGGTTCCCCGACTACTCTGATCCCGACAACTACCTGACGCCGTTCTTCTCGCCGGACAACTTCCTCGTGAACCACTACGAGAACGCTGACGTTGTGAAGCTCATCGACGAGCAGCGCGTGACAGGCGACGAGGCCGAACGCGGCAAGCTGCTCGAGCAGGCGCAGGACAAGCTCGCGGAGGATCTCTCCACGCTGCCGATGCAGCAGGGCGCGCAGGTTGCGGTTGCAGTTGACGGCGTCGACGGGGTGACGCTTGACGCGTCGTTCAAGTTCCGCTTCGGGTCGCTCACGAAGTAA
- a CDS encoding ABC transporter permease: MVITEAAPAVTARAKMKGGGLGRFILWRALLIIPTVFILMTMVFLLMRTLGNPISASVGDRLPPAELAKRVAEAGYDRPLIVQYLEYLGQIFTGNFGVTFSDRRPVTEVLVTFGAATLELAVYTLIVALVVGIPLGILAAYYRDRGPDAALRVFAIFTYATPVFFSGLIMKLIFGVWLGWFPVSGRASIATELQLQTLANPSGIYLIDAIRTGSLANVGDVLSHAVLPALTLGMMTAGIFLRLVRTNMIGTIGREYIDSGRSRGVGEYRLATKHAFRPALIPIITVIGLQIAMLLGGAVLTETTFEWKGLGFQLAHYLSARDFVAVQGIVALLAVIVALSNFIVDVVAALIDPRVRY; this comes from the coding sequence ATGGTAATTACAGAAGCCGCTCCCGCGGTGACCGCACGCGCGAAGATGAAGGGTGGTGGCCTCGGAAGATTTATCCTGTGGCGTGCACTCCTCATCATCCCCACCGTCTTCATTCTGATGACGATGGTGTTCCTCCTCATGCGAACGCTCGGCAACCCGATTTCAGCCTCCGTTGGCGACAGGCTGCCCCCGGCTGAGCTCGCCAAACGCGTTGCCGAGGCGGGCTACGACCGCCCGCTGATCGTGCAGTATCTCGAGTACCTCGGCCAGATATTTACTGGCAACTTTGGTGTCACGTTTAGTGACCGGCGGCCGGTGACCGAGGTGCTCGTCACCTTCGGGGCGGCCACCCTGGAACTCGCCGTGTACACCCTGATCGTCGCGCTCGTCGTTGGCATCCCACTCGGCATCCTCGCCGCCTACTACCGGGACCGTGGCCCCGATGCGGCGCTGCGCGTCTTCGCTATCTTCACGTACGCGACCCCGGTGTTCTTCTCTGGCCTTATCATGAAGCTCATTTTTGGGGTGTGGCTCGGCTGGTTCCCAGTGTCCGGCCGTGCGTCGATTGCCACCGAGTTGCAACTGCAAACGCTGGCAAACCCGAGCGGCATCTATCTCATCGACGCGATACGGACCGGTTCGTTGGCAAACGTTGGAGATGTGCTCTCCCACGCAGTACTTCCCGCGCTGACGCTTGGCATGATGACGGCCGGGATCTTCCTGAGGCTCGTCCGCACGAACATGATCGGTACGATCGGGCGCGAATACATCGACTCAGGCCGATCACGCGGAGTTGGCGAGTATCGCCTGGCCACGAAGCATGCCTTCCGCCCGGCGCTGATCCCGATCATCACCGTTATCGGTCTCCAGATCGCGATGTTGCTCGGTGGCGCCGTGCTCACTGAAACCACGTTTGAGTGGAAGGGGCTCGGCTTCCAGCTCGCCCACTACCTCAGTGCACGCGACTTTGTCGCTGTGCAGGGCATTGTCGCGCTCCTCGCCGTCATCGTTGCGCTGTCGAACTTCATCGTCGACGTCGTCGCCGCCCTCATCGATCCGAGAGTGAGGTACTGA